From the genome of Alosa sapidissima isolate fAloSap1 chromosome 14, fAloSap1.pri, whole genome shotgun sequence, one region includes:
- the slc6a2 gene encoding sodium-dependent noradrenaline transporter gives MNIQVMPEHKSSSVAPLKPYNVEKKEVELILVKDQNGVQYTNSSIIETPTPRDCPSALAERDVNRETWGKKLDFLLSVIGFAVDLANVWRFPYLCYRNGGGAFLIPYTLFLFIAGMPLFYMELALGQYNRQGAATVWKICPVFKGVGYTVILIALYVGFYYNVIIAWSLYYLFSSCTSELPWQHCGHPWNSANCTDSMYLNGSVPGTYAKSKLTPAAEFYERGVLRSYQSRGIHDLGTPRWELVVCLVVVVFILYFSLWKGVKSSGKVVYVTATMPYVVLFVLLIRGITLPGAMNGINSYLHIDLKMLEKPSVWIDAATQIFYSLGAGFGVLIAFASYNKFDNNCYRDALLTSTVNCVTSFFSGFAIFSVLGYMAQKHGVDIKEVATDGPGLVFIIYPEAISTLPLSTLWAIIFFIMLLTLGIDSSMGGMEAVITGLSDDFKILKRNRKLFTFATAFGTFLIALLCITNGGIYVFTLLDKYAAGTSILFGVLIEAIGVSWFYGVDRFSEDIERMMGFKPGLYWRICWKFVSPAFLLFVVIASIVTSTGLKHDDYTFPWWSNVVGWSIAMSSMMFVPLYAIYKFLSVPGSFKERIAYCVTPEHEQHLVKEGNVRQFTLKHWLAI, from the exons ATGAACATCCAAGTCATGCCCGAGCACAAGTCCTCATCTGTCGCCCCCTTGAAACCGTACAATGTGGAAAAGAAAGAAGTTGAACTAATCCTGGTGAAGGATCAGAATGGGGTCCAATACACCAACTCCTCCATCATCGAAACCCCAACCCCCCGTGACTGTCCATCTGCGCTCGCCGAAAGGGATGTCAACAGGGAAACATGGGGCAAGAAATTAGACTTTCTCTTGTCGGTCATTGGCTTTGCTGTGGACTTGGCCAATGTTTGGAGATTCCCCTATCTGTGCTACAGAAACGGCGGAG GGGCCTTTTTGATCCCATACACTCTTTTCCTGTTCATTGCCGGAATGCCTCTGTTTTACATGGAGCTCGCTCTGGGACAGTATAACAGACAAGGCGCCGCTACAGTGTGGAAGATTTGCCCAGTGTTCAAAG GTGTCGGCTACACTGTCATCCTCATTGCCTTGTATGTGGGCTTCTACTATAATGTCATCATAGCCTGGTCTCTATACTATCTGTTCTCATCCTGCACCTCTGAACTGCCTTGGCAACACTGTGGACATCCGTGGAACAGTGCCAACTGCACAGACTCAATGTACCTCAATGGTTCTGTCCCGGGGACTTACGCCAAATCCAAGCTCACGCCGGCAGCTGAATTCTACGA GCGAGGTGTCCTTCGCAGTTATCAGAGCCGAGGAATCCATGACCTGGGAACTCCACGCTGGGAGCTCGTTGTGtgcctggtggtggtggtcttcATCCTCTACTTCAGCTTGTGGAAGGGGGTCAAGTCCTCAGGAAAG GTGGTGTATGTCACAGCCACTATGCCCTACGTGGTGCTGTTTGTGCTGTTGATTCGTGGCATTACTCTACCTGGGGCCATGAATGGCATCAATAGCTACCTCCATATCGACCTCAAGATGTTAGAAAAACCATCG GTCTGGATTGATGCTGCAACTCAGATATTTTACTCCTTGGGGGCAGGATTTGGAGTTCTCATTGCATTTGCCAGTTATAACAAATTTGACAACAACTGTTACAG GGATGCTCTCCTGACCAGCACCGTGAACTGCGTCACCAGCTTCTTCTCAGGGTTCGCCATCTTTTCTGTGCTGGGCTACATGGCACAGAAACACGGCGTGGACATCAAAGAAGTGGCCACGGacg GGCCAGGATTGGTGTTTATCATCTACCCAGAGGCCATATCCACTCTCCCCCTGTCTACCCTGTGGGCCATTATATTCTTCATCATGCTCCTCACCCTTGGCATTGACAGTTCA ATGGGAGGCATGGAAGCAGTCATCACTGGCCTTTCCGATGACTTCAAAATACTTAAGAGGAACCGCAAGTTGTTCACTTTTGCCACAGCTTTTGGAACTTTCCTGATTGCCTTACTCTGTATTACCAAT GGAGGGATTTACGTGTTCACCCTGCTGGACAAGTATGCTGCCGGGACCTCCATCCTGTTTGGAGTACTGATCGAGGCCATCGGTGTCTCATGGTTTTACG GCGTGGACAGATTCAGTGAGGATATCGAGCGCATGATGGGCTTCAAGCCAGGTCTCTACTGGAGGATCTGCTGGAAGTTTGTCAGTCCGGCCTTTCTGCTG TTCGTGGTCATTGCGAGTATCGTCACATCTACTGGCTTAAAACACGATGACTACACATTTCCGTGGTGGTCCAATGTGGTGGGCTGGAGTATAGCCATGTCATCTATGATGTTTGTACCCCTCTACGCCATTTATAAGTTCCTCAGTGTTCCAGGGAGCTTCAAAGAG AGGATAGCCTACTGTGTGACCCCAGAGCATGAACAGCACCTGGTGAAAGAGGGGAATGTCAGACAGTTTACG CTCAAACACTGGCTTGCCATTTGA